In Nocardia sp. NBC_00403, one DNA window encodes the following:
- a CDS encoding ATP-binding cassette domain-containing protein: MSSDTGVLVEGIEKSFGAVQALRGIDFTAAEGEVLGILGPNGAGKTTMVNILSTLIVPDKGRAMVAGHDVVADPAAVRKSIMLTGQFAALDDMLSGYENLVLFGRLMGLRKGAAKARADELLTEFDLVGAASRRVGTYSGGMRRRIDIACGLVVRPDVVFLDEPTTGLDPRSRQGVWDLVSSFKKNGITTLLTTQYLEEADALCDRIIVIDHGVVIAHGTADELKSRTGGSYCEVVPLDLKDVPAIVAALGSLLPEETRTALTPDSDRIAIPAVDGAKTLAEALRRLDGAGIELVDIALRRPSLDDVFLQLTGHLASVDGEAGS, encoded by the coding sequence ATGAGTTCCGACACCGGAGTCCTCGTCGAGGGCATCGAGAAATCCTTCGGCGCTGTGCAGGCATTGCGCGGTATCGATTTCACGGCCGCCGAGGGGGAGGTGCTCGGCATCCTCGGACCCAACGGCGCGGGCAAGACCACTATGGTCAACATCCTGTCGACGCTGATCGTCCCGGACAAAGGCCGAGCCATGGTCGCGGGGCACGACGTCGTCGCCGATCCCGCGGCAGTGCGCAAATCCATCATGCTGACCGGGCAATTCGCCGCACTCGACGACATGCTCAGCGGCTACGAGAACCTCGTGCTGTTCGGCAGGTTGATGGGGCTGCGCAAGGGGGCCGCCAAGGCGCGCGCGGATGAGCTGCTCACCGAATTCGATCTGGTGGGCGCTGCGAGTCGCCGAGTCGGCACCTATTCGGGCGGCATGCGCAGGCGCATCGATATTGCCTGCGGTCTGGTGGTCCGACCTGATGTCGTGTTCCTCGACGAGCCGACCACCGGCCTGGATCCGCGCAGCAGACAAGGAGTATGGGACCTGGTGTCCAGCTTCAAGAAGAACGGCATCACCACCCTGCTGACCACCCAGTATCTGGAGGAAGCCGACGCACTCTGCGATCGGATCATCGTCATCGACCACGGGGTGGTGATCGCGCACGGCACCGCCGACGAGCTGAAATCGCGGACCGGCGGTAGCTACTGCGAGGTGGTGCCGCTGGATCTCAAGGATGTGCCCGCCATCGTGGCGGCGCTCGGATCACTGCTGCCGGAAGAGACTCGCACCGCACTGACACCCGACTCGGACCGCATCGCCATCCCGGCGGTCGACGGCGCCAAGACCCTCGCGGAGGCGCTGCGACGGTTGGACGGCGCCGGGATCGAATTGGTCGACATCGCGCTGCGCAGGCCGTCGCTCGACGATGTATTCCTGCAGCTGACCGGTCATCTCGCCTCGGTAGACGGTGAGGCGGGGTCATGA
- a CDS encoding ABC transporter permease, whose protein sequence is MTAGTWLTSARATPATVQQWWVLTSRLIVPSVKTGEVLASILAPAAFTASFYIPLKTVMTFSGNGFSSYAQYMMPLVILQAAAFTAISAAFRAASDAVAGLDRRFGSMPIWPLVPVAARMSGNFFRLLLALAAAVVCGHVIGFRFRLDTVHTLGFLAFSLLIGIAFTLGADVIGTVSKSPETVTQALVLPPLIFGMLSTGLAPASQFPHWVQWFVRNQPVSQFAIALRALAGDTKGNAGEVTWSLMGPPLLWALGILVVCIPIAVRLSSRRA, encoded by the coding sequence ATGACGGCGGGTACCTGGCTGACCTCAGCCCGCGCGACCCCGGCCACCGTGCAGCAGTGGTGGGTGCTCACCTCGCGGTTGATCGTGCCATCGGTCAAGACCGGCGAAGTGCTGGCGTCGATTCTCGCGCCCGCGGCCTTCACCGCCAGCTTCTACATCCCGTTGAAGACGGTGATGACTTTCTCCGGCAATGGCTTCAGCAGCTACGCGCAGTACATGATGCCGCTGGTGATCCTGCAGGCGGCGGCCTTCACGGCCATCTCGGCCGCATTCCGCGCCGCCTCCGACGCTGTCGCGGGGTTGGACCGCCGGTTCGGCTCGATGCCCATTTGGCCGCTGGTACCCGTCGCGGCGCGCATGTCCGGCAATTTCTTTCGACTACTCCTCGCCTTGGCCGCCGCGGTGGTGTGTGGGCATGTCATCGGCTTCCGTTTCCGTCTGGACACCGTCCACACGCTCGGTTTCCTGGCGTTCTCCTTGCTCATCGGCATCGCGTTCACGCTCGGCGCGGATGTCATCGGGACGGTGTCGAAGAGCCCCGAGACCGTCACGCAGGCGCTGGTGTTGCCGCCGTTGATCTTCGGCATGCTGTCGACGGGGCTGGCTCCGGCGAGCCAATTTCCGCACTGGGTGCAGTGGTTCGTGCGCAACCAGCCGGTCTCGCAGTTCGCCATCGCACTGCGGGCGCTGGCCGGCGACACCAAAGGCAACGCGGGTGAGGTGACCTGGTCGCTGATGGGCCCACCACTGTTGTGGGCGTTGGGAATCCTGGTCGTGTGTATTCCGATCGCCGTGCGGCTGAGCTCCAGGAGGGCGTGA
- a CDS encoding ABC transporter permease, protein MTLFATPSVRGSETSPVSLVRHTILQTQRLLLRSVRHPVALLETLIIPCLLLFMLDTVIGGQIEKFTGGDGLYGSVPMVAIVGALSGAVASGVMLGRERDAGLLARFWVLPVHRASGLMARILAEGCRILAGTVIVVVVGHLLGFRFQQGVLAALVFLLVPVLFGLAFATIVTAIAVYTAKATLVEGITILSSLLMFFSTGFVPLVAYPEWIQPVVRNQPLSVAVDAMRALALGGPLARPLTMTIIWSLGAIIVFAVPAAVGYRRASRR, encoded by the coding sequence ATGACACTGTTTGCCACGCCCAGCGTGCGCGGCTCCGAGACATCACCGGTGTCGCTGGTGCGGCACACGATTCTGCAGACACAGCGACTGCTGCTGCGTTCGGTGCGCCATCCGGTTGCCCTGCTCGAGACGCTGATCATCCCGTGTCTGCTGCTGTTCATGCTCGACACCGTGATCGGCGGTCAGATCGAGAAGTTCACCGGTGGCGATGGGCTCTACGGCTCGGTGCCGATGGTCGCGATCGTCGGCGCGCTATCCGGCGCGGTGGCCAGCGGCGTGATGCTCGGGCGCGAACGCGACGCTGGTCTGCTCGCCCGGTTCTGGGTGCTGCCGGTCCACCGCGCCTCCGGCCTGATGGCCAGGATCCTCGCCGAGGGTTGCCGCATCCTCGCCGGAACCGTCATCGTCGTCGTTGTCGGGCATCTGCTCGGGTTCCGCTTCCAGCAGGGTGTGCTCGCGGCGCTGGTGTTCCTGTTGGTGCCGGTGCTCTTCGGCCTCGCCTTCGCCACAATCGTCACCGCCATCGCGGTCTACACCGCGAAAGCGACTCTCGTCGAAGGCATTACGATACTGAGCTCGCTGCTGATGTTCTTCAGCACCGGCTTCGTCCCGCTCGTTGCCTATCCGGAGTGGATTCAGCCGGTGGTGCGCAACCAGCCGCTCTCGGTCGCGGTCGACGCGATGCGGGCGCTTGCGCTCGGTGGCCCGCTCGCCAGGCCGCTGACCATGACGATCATCTGGTCGCTCGGCGCGATCATCGTGTTCGCCGTTCCTGCCGCGGTGGGCTATCGACGCGCCAGCCGGAGATAG
- a CDS encoding type II toxin-antitoxin system death-on-curing family toxin, giving the protein MKYLTLEELLAIATAVNGGHAAVRDAGLLAASAERPRTTVFGHEAYPRLIDKAAALLHSIARNHALVDGNKRTAFLAAAIMLRINGEHVKAFPEAQEKAMNAIAQGDMEVPEIATLLEEWIK; this is encoded by the coding sequence ATGAAATATCTCACCCTCGAGGAACTACTGGCCATTGCTACCGCAGTGAACGGCGGACATGCCGCCGTACGCGACGCAGGCTTGTTGGCTGCCTCGGCGGAACGTCCCCGCACCACGGTGTTCGGGCACGAGGCGTATCCACGTCTCATCGACAAGGCGGCGGCACTGCTGCATTCGATTGCACGGAATCACGCTCTCGTTGATGGCAACAAGAGGACCGCATTCCTCGCGGCGGCGATTATGTTGCGGATCAACGGCGAGCATGTCAAGGCATTCCCGGAGGCCCAGGAAAAAGCCATGAATGCGATTGCGCAAGGCGATATGGAAGTGCCCGAGATTGCTACGCTGCTGGAAGAATGGATCAAATGA
- a CDS encoding ribbon-helix-helix protein, CopG family: MAMTLRLNDDDDRALTEQAQREGRSKQEIAQEAIHLHLTRRAEAFDALLAETMTEHAELLERLA, encoded by the coding sequence ATGGCTATGACACTCAGACTCAATGACGATGATGACCGGGCACTCACCGAGCAGGCTCAGCGGGAAGGCCGTAGCAAGCAAGAGATTGCCCAAGAGGCGATCCACCTTCACCTGACACGCCGCGCCGAAGCCTTCGACGCACTACTCGCCGAAACTATGACCGAGCACGCCGAACTGCTCGAGCGGCTGGCATGA
- a CDS encoding oxidoreductase has translation MAWKPQEVPDQSGRTFIVTGANGGLGVETTTALAAKGGTVIMACRNAEKAKTIAERIDGDVRVAVLDLADLASVRRFADSTDEFDVLINNAGLMNVPFSRTKDGFETQFGVNHLGHFALTGLLLDRMRDRVVSLASIAHKQTPKLWIDDLNYENRRYQRNLAYAQSKLANLMFGRELQRRLAESGSSKRSYVVHPGVSATDLFAKTETPIDWVSKPFIRLIGHSPAKAAHSTLFAATMADADPNTYWGPTKFFQTQGPVEAAPSSKLSNNRVLQRRLWEESERMTGISYKF, from the coding sequence ATGGCGTGGAAACCACAAGAAGTACCCGACCAGAGCGGGCGCACCTTTATCGTCACCGGAGCCAACGGTGGGCTCGGCGTCGAGACCACCACGGCGCTGGCGGCCAAAGGCGGCACGGTGATCATGGCCTGCCGCAACGCGGAGAAGGCCAAGACAATCGCCGAGCGCATCGACGGCGATGTCCGTGTCGCCGTGCTGGATCTCGCGGACCTGGCCTCGGTACGCCGATTCGCCGACAGTACCGACGAATTCGACGTGCTGATCAATAACGCAGGCCTGATGAACGTGCCTTTCTCCCGCACCAAGGACGGGTTCGAAACCCAGTTCGGCGTCAACCATCTCGGCCACTTCGCGCTGACCGGGCTGCTGCTGGACCGGATGCGCGATCGGGTGGTGAGCCTCGCGAGCATCGCCCACAAGCAGACCCCGAAGCTGTGGATCGATGACCTGAACTACGAAAATCGTCGCTACCAACGCAATCTGGCCTATGCCCAGTCCAAGCTCGCGAACCTGATGTTCGGCAGGGAATTACAGCGCCGACTGGCCGAATCCGGTAGCAGCAAGCGCTCTTATGTTGTGCACCCCGGCGTATCGGCCACCGACCTGTTCGCCAAGACCGAGACCCCGATCGACTGGGTCAGCAAGCCCTTCATCCGCCTCATCGGCCACTCCCCGGCCAAGGCCGCGCACTCGACGCTGTTCGCAGCGACCATGGCGGACGCCGACCCGAACACCTACTGGGGCCCGACCAAGTTCTTCCAGACCCAGGGACCGGTGGAGGCGGCGCCGTCGAGCAAGCTGTCGAACAACCGCGTCCTACAGCGTCGGCTCTGGGAGGAATCCGAACGCATGACCGGGATCTCCTACAAGTTCTGA
- a CDS encoding TetR/AcrR family transcriptional regulator: MTTTVGRQYGGRAVAERKAERRLRFLDAATRIFAERGYPSCSLADVCAAAGLSKRQFYEEFQTREDVLIAAYDRIQDEAAAAIMAALEQLDPRFDITAAMTAVLAAYLQSVGSDPYRAKVAFIEVVGVSERMERHRRERRHSWGTVLESLVVPAVTAGGLVRGGPGLSISALIGAINGLAHEWLLADPRPPVEALVEVLVPVAVALIETP, encoded by the coding sequence GTGACAACCACGGTGGGCAGGCAATACGGCGGTCGCGCCGTGGCCGAGCGGAAGGCCGAGCGCCGCCTGCGGTTCCTCGACGCGGCGACCAGGATCTTCGCCGAACGCGGTTACCCCTCGTGCTCGCTTGCGGATGTCTGCGCCGCGGCAGGATTGTCCAAGCGGCAGTTCTACGAGGAGTTCCAGACCAGGGAAGACGTATTGATCGCGGCCTATGACCGCATCCAGGACGAGGCCGCGGCGGCCATCATGGCGGCACTCGAGCAACTCGATCCGAGGTTCGACATCACCGCCGCGATGACCGCGGTGCTCGCCGCGTATCTCCAGTCGGTCGGCTCCGACCCGTACCGGGCCAAGGTTGCGTTCATCGAGGTGGTCGGCGTCAGCGAGCGTATGGAACGCCACCGGCGCGAGCGCCGCCACTCCTGGGGGACGGTGCTGGAATCCCTGGTGGTGCCCGCCGTCACCGCGGGCGGTCTAGTGCGCGGTGGACCCGGGCTCAGCATCAGCGCCCTGATCGGTGCGATCAACGGGCTCGCCCACGAGTGGCTGCTCGCCGACCCGCGCCCACCGGTCGAGGCGCTGGTCGAGGTGCTCGTCCCGGTGGCGGTGGCGTTGATCGAAACGCCATGA
- a CDS encoding sigma-70 family RNA polymerase sigma factor has protein sequence MTQICTTRSTRTAQGMVSVDPIKDYLRKIGQTALLTATQEVELGERIEAGVLAQRRLDESASAGIELTATQRRTLRRTAADGSRAKEHMVQANLRLVVSVAKRYPTPTSMSLLDLVQEGTFGLIRAVEKFDHRRGLKLSTYATWWIRQSIGRALADQGRTIRIPVHVVDVLNRVTRTRHALSQQLGRAATAAEVATELDLAVNQVEEVMRHGREPISLHTPVGAEDDTELGGLLADDVPDPADVVAEGMMRVQLDAALATLTAKEAEVIGLRFGLDRGQPRTLAEIGTTLGVSRERVRQIEAKGMGKLRRPSCTRTLEGMLA, from the coding sequence GTGACCCAGATCTGCACCACTCGCTCCACCCGCACGGCCCAGGGCATGGTCAGCGTGGACCCCATCAAGGACTACCTGCGGAAGATCGGGCAGACCGCGCTGCTGACCGCAACGCAGGAAGTAGAGCTCGGCGAGCGCATCGAGGCGGGTGTGCTCGCCCAGCGGCGCCTCGACGAAAGCGCTTCCGCGGGAATCGAACTCACCGCCACACAGCGGCGTACGCTGCGGCGCACCGCCGCGGACGGCAGCCGCGCCAAGGAGCACATGGTCCAGGCCAACCTGCGCCTTGTCGTTTCGGTCGCCAAGCGCTACCCGACGCCGACCAGCATGTCGCTGCTGGACCTGGTCCAGGAGGGCACATTCGGATTGATCCGTGCGGTGGAGAAATTCGACCACCGGCGCGGTCTCAAGCTGTCCACCTACGCGACTTGGTGGATCCGCCAGTCGATCGGCCGCGCGCTGGCCGACCAGGGCCGCACCATCCGCATCCCCGTGCATGTGGTGGACGTACTCAACCGCGTTACCCGCACCCGGCACGCGCTGTCGCAGCAACTGGGCCGTGCGGCGACCGCCGCGGAGGTGGCCACCGAGCTGGACCTAGCGGTCAACCAAGTCGAGGAGGTGATGCGCCATGGGCGCGAACCGATTTCGCTGCACACCCCGGTAGGTGCGGAGGACGACACAGAACTCGGCGGCCTGCTGGCCGACGATGTTCCCGACCCTGCCGATGTGGTAGCCGAGGGCATGATGCGTGTTCAGCTCGACGCGGCACTCGCGACGCTGACCGCCAAGGAGGCCGAGGTGATCGGGCTGCGCTTCGGCCTGGATCGCGGCCAGCCGCGGACCTTGGCGGAAATCGGCACCACCCTTGGTGTATCCCGCGAGCGAGTGCGGCAGATCGAAGCCAAGGGCATGGGCAAATTGCGCAGGCCGTCGTGCACCCGCACGCTGGAGGGCATGCTCGCCTAG
- a CDS encoding TetR/AcrR family transcriptional regulator produces the protein MSAQTVDTGAEQGLRAKKKQQTREKISYQATLLFLERGFDKVTIADVAAAAEVAKMTVTNYFPRKEDLALDLGEVFVDQLGRTVRERVAGESALAALRRAYLAAVADRDPVIGFSGPEFAGLIAGSPALVARLREFHEEREAALARTLATETDTASGDITPRVAAALLGGVHRVLFDETMRRTLAGESNDDIATALHGYIEVAFAALEPSLADYAVRAADRSEPVTIG, from the coding sequence ATGAGTGCACAGACCGTCGACACGGGCGCCGAGCAGGGACTTCGGGCCAAAAAGAAACAGCAGACGAGGGAGAAGATCTCGTACCAGGCCACGCTGCTGTTCCTGGAGCGAGGCTTCGACAAGGTGACGATCGCGGACGTGGCCGCGGCTGCCGAGGTCGCCAAGATGACGGTGACCAACTACTTCCCGCGCAAGGAGGACCTCGCGCTGGATCTGGGCGAAGTGTTCGTGGACCAGCTCGGCCGCACCGTCCGCGAACGCGTGGCGGGGGAGTCCGCGCTCGCCGCGTTGCGGCGCGCCTACCTGGCGGCGGTCGCCGATCGGGATCCGGTCATCGGATTCTCCGGTCCGGAATTCGCCGGGCTGATTGCGGGCAGTCCCGCGCTCGTCGCCCGGTTGCGCGAATTCCACGAGGAGCGGGAGGCAGCGCTGGCGCGAACCCTTGCGACCGAAACCGATACTGCGTCAGGCGACATCACGCCGCGGGTGGCCGCGGCGCTACTGGGCGGGGTACATCGGGTGCTGTTCGACGAGACGATGCGCCGCACACTCGCCGGCGAGTCCAACGACGACATCGCCACGGCACTGCACGGGTACATCGAGGTCGCCTTCGCCGCGCTGGAGCCGTCGCTGGCCGACTACGCGGTGCGGGCCGCTGACCGAAGCGAGCCGGTCACCATCGGGTGA
- a CDS encoding alpha/beta fold hydrolase: protein MVNILLVHGAIADGSSWSGVIPTLQAAGHHVVAVQQPLSSIPDDVTKVRQALDILEGPTVVVGHSFGGCVITNAAHGARNVKALVYVAAFAPDEGETVTALGEPFGQPPSAQFFVTDPQGRVTLPQDKFVEYFAFDVDPVQARVMAAVQGPSDAARFGFVSGPPAWREFPSWYIVAGNDLIIGTRLEEVLAERMSAKTTKVAGASHAVMVSNPEAVAQVILEAAAG from the coding sequence ATGGTCAACATCCTGCTCGTGCACGGTGCTATCGCCGACGGCTCGTCCTGGTCCGGTGTCATCCCCACGCTCCAGGCCGCCGGCCACCATGTCGTGGCCGTGCAGCAGCCGCTGTCCTCGATTCCCGACGATGTCACCAAGGTGCGTCAGGCCCTCGACATCCTCGAAGGCCCGACCGTAGTCGTCGGGCATTCCTTCGGCGGCTGCGTCATCACCAATGCCGCGCACGGAGCCAGGAATGTGAAAGCGCTGGTCTACGTCGCGGCGTTCGCGCCGGACGAGGGGGAGACGGTCACAGCGCTCGGTGAGCCGTTCGGTCAGCCGCCCTCGGCGCAATTCTTCGTGACCGACCCGCAGGGCAGGGTGACGTTGCCGCAGGACAAGTTCGTCGAGTATTTCGCCTTCGATGTCGATCCGGTGCAGGCGCGCGTCATGGCCGCGGTGCAAGGCCCGAGCGACGCGGCGCGTTTCGGCTTCGTCTCGGGTCCGCCCGCCTGGCGCGAATTCCCGAGCTGGTACATCGTCGCGGGCAACGACCTGATCATCGGCACGCGGCTCGAAGAGGTGCTCGCCGAGCGGATGAGCGCGAAGACCACCAAGGTCGCAGGCGCCAGCCACGCGGTCATGGTGTCCAACCCGGAGGCGGTCGCCCAGGTGATCCTCGAGGCGGCGGCAGGCTGA
- a CDS encoding MDR family MFS transporter, which produces MTGAVAVADTSAPAPLSRARTNIVFGTIVLGMLMAALDQTIVSTALPTIVADLGGAGHLAWVVTSYLLAEAVATALAGKLGDLFGRKLVFQLSALIFIVGSIVAGLANGMLLLIIARAVQGLGAGGLMVTAMALIADIIPLRERGKYQGALGAVFGVTTVIGPTLGGLFTDHASWRWCFYVNVPVAIVMIALAARTIPRVRAAIKPIIDYAGIGLVALGVSSLILGLEWGGTEYPWGSGQIIGLFVAAVLLLAAFVAVELRATEPMLPMGLFRSRVFTVCSILSFIVGFAMLGSITYLPAYLQYVNGVSATASGVRTLPLVAGLLFTSILSGQIVGKTGRYRYFPIVGTAVMAVGLYLMSTMGRTTSIWLESLYMLILGLGIGLAMQVLTIVVQNTVPYTQLGTATSGVTFFRTLGSAFGTAIFGTLYTNQIATDLTAALTEVKVVPPAVAANPQQLRALPADVAAPIIDAYARSIDHVFLWVVPVALVGFVVAWFLKEIPLRDSVRAGASDVGEGFSVPDSPDRLVLLERAVSGAMRKAHAEGPIGPRILADSGSKLSPGRAWALGQVYMHTRVRGVATLEAIAHAHKMPPEVIRPIYVQVIAAGYVTADDGRVRLTDSGRAEVDRIHASWRHWLDTQLDDWDYRDPADRALLDQALENIATKLLDEEAQEREPVDA; this is translated from the coding sequence ATGACCGGTGCAGTCGCTGTCGCCGACACATCCGCGCCCGCGCCCTTGAGCAGGGCACGGACCAACATCGTGTTCGGCACCATCGTGCTCGGCATGCTGATGGCCGCGCTCGATCAGACCATCGTTTCCACCGCACTGCCGACGATCGTCGCCGATCTCGGCGGTGCGGGGCACCTGGCCTGGGTGGTCACGTCCTATCTGCTCGCCGAGGCGGTGGCGACGGCACTGGCGGGCAAGCTCGGCGATCTGTTCGGCCGCAAGCTGGTGTTCCAGCTCAGCGCGCTGATCTTCATCGTCGGCTCGATAGTCGCGGGCCTGGCCAACGGCATGCTGTTGCTGATCATCGCGCGCGCCGTTCAGGGCCTCGGCGCCGGAGGTCTCATGGTCACGGCGATGGCACTGATCGCCGACATCATCCCGCTGCGCGAACGCGGCAAGTATCAGGGCGCGCTCGGCGCGGTCTTCGGCGTCACCACGGTGATCGGCCCGACGCTCGGCGGGTTGTTCACCGACCATGCGAGCTGGCGCTGGTGCTTCTACGTCAACGTGCCCGTCGCGATCGTCATGATCGCCCTTGCCGCGCGCACCATCCCGCGGGTGCGGGCCGCGATCAAGCCCATCATCGACTATGCGGGCATCGGGTTGGTCGCGCTCGGCGTCTCCAGCCTCATCCTCGGACTCGAATGGGGCGGCACCGAATATCCGTGGGGCTCTGGGCAGATCATCGGCCTGTTCGTCGCCGCGGTGCTACTGCTCGCGGCGTTCGTCGCGGTCGAATTGAGAGCGACCGAACCGATGCTGCCGATGGGATTGTTCCGCAGCAGAGTGTTCACGGTCTGCTCGATCCTGAGCTTCATCGTCGGCTTCGCGATGCTCGGCTCGATAACCTACCTGCCCGCGTATCTCCAATATGTGAACGGGGTGTCGGCCACCGCGTCCGGCGTTCGGACGTTGCCGCTGGTCGCGGGATTGTTGTTCACCTCGATCCTGTCCGGGCAGATCGTCGGAAAGACCGGTCGTTACCGGTACTTCCCGATTGTGGGCACCGCGGTGATGGCGGTCGGTCTGTATCTGATGTCCACGATGGGCCGAACTACCAGCATCTGGCTGGAATCGCTGTACATGCTGATTCTCGGTCTGGGTATCGGCCTTGCCATGCAGGTGCTGACCATCGTCGTGCAGAACACCGTGCCTTACACGCAATTGGGCACGGCAACTTCGGGCGTCACCTTCTTCCGCACTCTCGGTAGCGCTTTCGGCACCGCGATATTCGGCACGTTGTACACCAACCAGATTGCCACCGATCTGACCGCGGCCCTGACCGAGGTGAAGGTCGTGCCACCCGCGGTGGCGGCGAATCCGCAGCAGCTGCGGGCCCTGCCTGCCGATGTCGCCGCGCCCATCATCGACGCCTACGCGAGGTCCATCGACCACGTCTTCCTGTGGGTGGTCCCGGTCGCGCTCGTCGGTTTTGTTGTCGCGTGGTTCCTGAAGGAAATACCGCTGCGTGACAGCGTCCGGGCCGGCGCTTCCGATGTGGGCGAGGGCTTTTCGGTGCCCGATTCCCCGGACCGCCTAGTGCTGCTGGAGCGCGCGGTCTCCGGTGCGATGCGCAAGGCACACGCCGAGGGGCCGATCGGACCGCGCATTCTCGCGGACTCGGGGTCGAAGCTGAGTCCGGGCCGGGCGTGGGCGCTCGGCCAGGTGTACATGCACACCCGGGTTCGCGGTGTGGCCACGCTCGAGGCCATCGCGCACGCCCACAAGATGCCGCCCGAAGTAATCCGCCCGATCTACGTGCAGGTGATCGCCGCGGGCTATGTCACCGCCGACGATGGCCGCGTTCGACTCACCGATTCCGGCCGTGCCGAGGTCGACCGGATCCATGCCTCGTGGCGACATTGGCTCGATACCCAGCTCGACGACTGGGACTACCGCGACCCCGCCGACCGTGCGCTGCTCGATCAGGCGTTGGAGAACATCGCTACCAAGCTCCTCGACGAGGAGGCTCAGGAGCGCGAACCCGTTGACGCTTGA
- a CDS encoding PadR family transcriptional regulator, producing MATKRKVDNLLALAVLSVIVARPMHRYEIASTLRARGKDRDMDIKWGSLYTVVQNLEKAGFLEIVGSERDGARPERTIYRITDAGRTEMADWTRELIATPEPEHHRFTAGLSIAAALAPDEVAELLCRRIEALGHIIEAVRRELDGLATTLPRLFIIESEYGLAMLEAEQAWARSFRDELISGSFPGVDWWRQLHAEGAEPAEVAKLVEGGNAPL from the coding sequence ATGGCTACGAAGCGCAAGGTGGACAACCTGCTGGCGCTTGCGGTGCTCTCGGTGATCGTCGCGCGGCCGATGCACCGATACGAGATCGCGTCGACGCTGCGTGCTCGCGGCAAAGACCGCGACATGGACATCAAATGGGGCTCGCTGTACACGGTCGTACAGAATCTGGAAAAGGCCGGCTTCCTCGAGATCGTCGGCAGCGAGCGCGACGGGGCACGCCCGGAACGCACGATCTACCGGATCACCGACGCCGGTCGCACGGAAATGGCCGACTGGACAAGAGAATTGATCGCCACCCCGGAACCCGAACACCACCGGTTCACCGCGGGACTCTCCATCGCGGCGGCGCTAGCACCGGACGAGGTGGCCGAGTTGCTTTGCAGGCGCATCGAGGCGCTGGGTCACATCATCGAGGCTGTGCGCCGAGAACTCGACGGGCTCGCCACTACGCTGCCACGGCTGTTCATCATCGAGTCCGAGTACGGGCTCGCGATGCTGGAAGCTGAGCAGGCCTGGGCGCGGTCGTTCCGCGACGAACTCATCTCGGGGAGCTTCCCCGGCGTGGACTGGTGGCGGCAGCTGCATGCCGAGGGTGCGGAGCCCGCGGAAGTCGCAAAGCTCGTCGAAGGGGGGAACGCGCCGCTATAG